From a region of the Theobroma cacao cultivar B97-61/B2 chromosome 8, Criollo_cocoa_genome_V2, whole genome shotgun sequence genome:
- the LOC18592251 gene encoding uncharacterized protein LOC18592251 isoform X3, producing MRRGRWWCWWWLLLSVVTEALCHRQKKMMGRGADGGCGTEERPCRPISRIPGRSPVTQPKNAEKQISSDVGVDFFSQARKALCERSPFDVPVDGSVSGSSVPTLPSGLASLLKQTDSRKRHKKSHSGADKKSSRQGERARGGSIWVETEEYFRDLALLDIDALFGITSFSFLAARKKCFVIPYVGNEPRENLNLDADMDEKANVSSGENFHVRNENGDVHKEDGTEMVKEEDGQLMEIDRVVTQAQFPAKEEKVCSVSDSASGLEWLLGSRSRLLLTSERPSKKRKLLGEDAGLEKVLIACACDGNSSLCHFCCTGDTRKESNRLIVCSSCKVAVHQKCYGVQNDVDSSWLCSWCKHKNDGNDTVKPCVLCPKQGGALKPIQKSDENVGSVEFAHLFCSHWMPEVYIEDLTKMEPIINVGGIKDTRKKLVCSVCKVKYGACVRCSHGTCRTSFHPICAREARHRMEVWGRYGCDNIELRAFCSKHSDIHDNSSSPQLGELCAAGSDSSFTDQPSPTSIDNSQTLKIGLKNGDKIAVHVEAPDDNSDKSGDGELQEIGLPDARSNTRVASEFGDAQQLVDVGLLERSNGDDVYPSDSLNLALILKKEDSLAPDLRCKIVKWLRNHAYMGPSQKNLKVKIKSLISSKGEAGAIDSSDDIMVSESDITDPVAVKSVPPRRRTKSNVRILRDNKVVCSSDEIINDNGVVMDEGRVDGLANEETNDSSKAFIPDASGKNSTKRDGSLDSSKRHLPTYAGNSVDPLNDSLSERSQLERATTPDKNTAANSDQANFICPTVNPIIPDLIRTEEFSNFYIHPYIHKKLLQMHNGMLYKNRVGEFEGRKDKLKEFGGAREGDLSRLVASSNASVCCSHESENSKCNDKSCSSDDSEQLVKARKSGALKFSPEDEVEGEIIYYQHRLLGNAVGRNCWTDNLVSRVAKSLPQEVEAARGQRWDAVLVNQYLYDLREAKKQGRKERRHKEAQAVLAAATAAAAASSRISSLRKDGLEDSSHQENVLKLNASGGRAGINYQPRAKAALSRNVVSRISSEKYSDIVQSVSDFSKEHPRSCDICRRSETVLNPILVCSGCKVAVHLDCYRNVKESTGPWCCELCEELFSSRSSGAASLNFWEKPYPAAECGLCGGTTGAFRKSVDGQWVHAFCAEWVLESTFRRGQVNPVEGMETASRGVDICCICRRKHGVCIKCSYGHCQTTFHPSCARSAGFYMNVKLVGGKLQHKAYCEKHSVEQRAKAETQKHGIEELKNMKQIRVELERLRLLCERIIKREKLKKELVVCSHEILACKRDHVSRSVLVHSPFFHPDVSSESATTSLKGHTDGYKSCSEAVRSDDVTVDSTLSVKHRVKVPVSMDNDQRTDDSSTSQSLFVRKPTERVPFSGKQIPHRYSLASRNGLDNAEWNSKSRKPIETFEKELVMTSDEASMKNSRLPKGYCYVPVDCLPKEKQITQDACSDGQLEHNG from the exons ATGCGAAGGGGGCGGTGGTGGTGTTGGTGGTGGTTGTTGTTGTCGGTGGTGACCGAAGCCCTATGCCACCGGCAGAAGAAGATGATGGGTAGGGGTGCGGATGGAGGTTGCGGCACCGAGGAGAGGCCTTGCCGCCCAATCTCTAGGATTCCGGGTCGGAGTCCAGTGACCCAACCTAAGAATGCCGAGAAGCAAATTTCCAGCGACGTTGGTGTTGATTTCTTTTCGCAGGCACGGAAAGCCCTTTGCGAACGTTCCCCTTTTGATGTCCCTGTAGATGGCTCTGTTTCCGGGTCGAGTGTGCCAACGCTGCCCAGTGGACTGGCTAGTTTGTTGAAGCAGACTGATAGTAGGAAGAGGCATAAGAAGTCGCATTCGGGAGCGGATAAGAAGTCTTCGAGACAGGGGGAAAGGGCGCGAGGCGGGAGCATTTGGGTTGAAACGGAAGAGTATTTTAGGGACTTGGCATTGCTGGATATTGATGCTTTGTTTGGGATTACTTCGTTTAGCTTTTTAGCTGCTAGGAAGAAGTGTTTTGTGATTCCTTACGTTGGAAATGAGCCGagggagaatttaaatttGGATGCTGACATGGATGAGAAGGCGAATGTGAGTAGTGGAGAGAACTTTCATGTTAGGAATGAAAATGGTGATGTCCATAAAGAAGACGGGACGGAGATGGTCAAGGAGGAGGATGGGCAGTTAATGGAAATTGATAGGGTGGTAACTCAAGCTCAGTTTCCAGCGAAGGAAGAAAAAGTATGTTCTGTTTCAGATTCAGCTAGTGGTTTAGAGTGGCTTTTAGGCTCTAGGAGTAGGTTACTGTTAACTTCAGAGCGGCCTTCAAAGAAGCGGAAGCTTCTTGGAGAGGATGCTGGGCTGGAGAAAGTATTAATTGCGTGTGCATGTGATGGGAATTCATCTTTATGTCACTTCTGTTGCACGGGTGATACCAGAAAGGAATCAAACAGATTGATTGTTTGCAGTTCTTGTAAGGTTGCTGTTCATCAAAAGTGCTATGGTGTGCAAAATGATGTAGATAGTTCTTGGTTGTGTTCTTGGTGTAAGCACAAAAATGATGGCAATGATACGGTGAAGCCTTGTGTACTTTGTCCGAAGCAGGGTGGTGCTTTAAAGCCCATCCAAAAGAGTGATGAAAATGTTGGGTCTGTGGAGTTTGCTCACTTGTTTTGTTCGCACTGGATGCCTGAGGTTTATATAGAAGACTTGACAAAGATGGAACCAATTATTAATGTGGGAGGAATAAAGGACACCAGAAAGAAATTAGTCTGTAGTGTATGCAAAGTGAAGTATGGTGCATGTGTTCGGTGTAGTCATG GAACTTGCAGAACCTCCTTCCATCCTATATGTGCGCGAGAAGCCAGGCACAGAATGGAAGTTTGGGGAAGATATGGGTGTGATAAT ATTGAGTTACGGGCTTTTTGCTCTAAGCATTCAGATATCCATGATAACAGCAGTTCCCCACAACTTGGAGAACTTTGTGCAGCTGGCAGTGACTCTTCGTTCACTGACCAACCTTCCCCAACATCAATAGATAATTCTCAAACGTTAAAGATTGGCCTAAAAAATGGAGATAAAATTGCAGTGCACGTAGAAGCTCCAGATGATAACTCTGATAAATCTGGTGATGGTGAATTACAAGAGATAGGCTTGCCTGATGCCAGATCAAATACCAGAGTTGCGTCAGAATTTGGTGATGCACAGCAGCTTGTTGATGTGGGGTTGTTGGAGAGGAGCAATGGTGATGATGTTTACCCATCTGACTCCCTTAACCTTGCACTGATTTTGAAGAAG gAGGATAGCTTGGCACCCGACTTGCGATGCAAAATAgtgaaatggcttagaaatcATGCTTATATGGGTCCTtcccaaaaaaatttaaaagttaagaTAAAGTCTTTGATTTCATCCAAGGGTGAGGCTGGAGCAATTGATAGTTCTGATGATATAATGGTATCAGAGTCTGATATAACAGATCCTGTTGCAGTTAAGTCAGTACCCCCTCGGAGAAGAACCAAAAGTAATGTAAGGATTTTGAGGGATAACAAAGTGGTATGCTCATCTGATGAAATTATTAATGATAATGGGGTAGTGATGGATGAAGGTAGGGTTGATGGACTTGCTAACGAAGAAACAAATGATTCAAGTAAAGCATTCATTCCTGATGCCTCTGGAAAG AATTCAACCAAGCGTGATGGTTCCCTGGACTCTTCAAAGAGACATTTGCCCACATATGCAG GAAATTCAGTTGATCCTTTAAATGACAGCCTCTCTGAAAGGAGTCAATTAGAGAGGGCAACCACTCCTGACAAGAATACTGCAGCAAATTCAGATCAAGCAAATTTTATTTGCCCAACTGTGAATCCAATTATCCCTGATCTCAT AAGAACTGAagaattttctaatttttacaTTCATCCCTATATACACAAGAAATTGCTGCAGATGCATAATGGGATGCTTTATAAGAATAGAGTAGGTGAGTTTGAAGGCAGAAAGGacaaattaaaagagtttggTG GTGCAAGGGAAGGAGATCTCTCTCGCTTGGTGGCATCCTCTAATGCCAGTGTTTGCTGTAGTCATGaaagtgaaaattcaaagtgCAATGACAAGAGTTGTTCATCTGATGATTCAGAGCAGTTGGTTAAGGCAAGGAAATCGGGAGCTCTCAAATTTTCTCCAGAAGATGAAGTTGAAGgagaaattatttattatcagCATAGATTACTGGGCAATGCAGTTGGAAGAAATTGTTGGACTG ATAATTTAGTTTCTAGGGTGGCTAAAAGTCTACCGCAGGAGGTTGAAGCAGCAAGGGGACAAAGGTGGGATGCTGTGCTTGTTAACCAATATCTTTATGATCTAAGAGAAGCAAAGAAGCAAGGCCGGAAAGAGAGAAGACATAAGGAGGCACAGGCTGTGTTGGCTGCTGCAACTGCTGCTGCAGCTGCATCTTCAAGGATTTCATCATTAAGGAAAGATGGCTTGGAAGATTCCAGTCACCAAGAG AATGTATTGAAGTTGAATGCTTCTGGTGGGAGGGCTGGCATTAACTATCAGCCAAGAGCAAAAGCTGCACTTTCTAGGAATGTTGTTTCAAGGATTTCGTCTGAAAAGTACTCTGATATTGTTCAATCAGTGTCAGATTTTTCTAAAGAACATCCCAGGTCATGTGACATCTGCAGGCGGTCTGAGACAGTGCTGAATCCTATTTTAGTCTGTTCTGGTTGCAAG GTTGCAGTTCACTTGGATTGCTATCGCAATGTTAAAGAATCTACAGGTCCTTGGTGCTGTGAATTATGTGAAGAATTGTTTTCATCTAGATCCTCTGGAGCTGCATCTCTAAATTTTTGGGAGAAACCTTATCCTGCTGCTGAATGTGGTTTATGCGGTGGTACTACCGGTGCTTTTAGAAAATCTGTGGATGGTCAGTGGGTACATGCTTTCTGTGCTGAG TGGGTTCTTGAATCAACATTCAGAAGGGGACAAGTAAATCCTGTAGAAGGAATG GAGACTGCTTCAAGGGGGGTTGACATTTGTTGTATATGCCGTCGCAAGCATGGTGTGTGCATTAAG TGTAGTTATGGTCACTGTCAGACCACGTTTCATCCCTCCTGTGCTAGAAGTGCCGGCTTCTATATGAATGTGAAGCTTGTTGGTGGCAAATTGCAGCACAAGGCATATTGTGAAAAGCATAGCGTGGAGCAGAGAGCAAAG GCTGAAACTCAGAAACATGGAATTGAGGAGTTGAAAAACATGAAACAAATTCGG GTTGAACTGGAGAGGTTACGCCTTCTTTGTGAAAGAATCATCAAACGTGAAAAATTGAAG AAGGAGTTGGTTGTTTGCTCTCATGAAATACTTGCTTGCAAAAGAGATCATGTTAGTCGTTCAGTGCTTGTACATAGTCCTTTTTTCCATCCGGATGTTAGCTCAGAATCTGCAACAACTTCTCTCAAGGGCCATACGGATGGTTACAAATCATGCAGTGAAGCAGTGCGGTCGGATGATGTAACTGTGGACAGTACTCTTTCAGTTAAGCACCGTGTGAAGGTTCCTGTGTCTATGGACAATGATCAAAGGACTGATGACAGCTCAACTTCCCAGAGCCTTTTTGTTCGGAAGCCAACAGAGAGGGTGCCATTTTCCGGGAAGCAAATCCCTCATAGATATTCTCTTGCATCGCGTAATGGTTTGGATAATGCAGAATGGaactcaaaatcaagaaag CCTATTGAAACATTTGAAAAGGAGTTGGTAATGACATCAGATGAAGCATCTATGAAGAATTCACGGTTACCCAAAGGATATTGTTATGTTCCTGTTGATTGTCTTCCTAAGGAGAAGCAGATCACGCAGGATGCTTGTTCTGATGGACAATTGGAGCACAATGGATAA
- the LOC18592251 gene encoding uncharacterized protein LOC18592251 isoform X2, giving the protein MRRGRWWCWWWLLLSVVTEALCHRQKKMMGRGADGGCGTEERPCRPISRIPGRSPVTQPKNAEKQISSDVGVDFFSQARKALCERSPFDVPVDGSVSGSSVPTLPSGLASLLKQTDSRKRHKKSHSGADKKSSRQGERARGGSIWVETEEYFRDLALLDIDALFGITSFSFLAARKKCFVIPYVGNEPRENLNLDADMDEKANVSSGENFHVRNENGDVHKEDGTEMVKEEDGQLMEIDRVVTQAQFPAKEEKVCSVSDSASGLEWLLGSRSRLLLTSERPSKKRKLLGEDAGLEKVLIACACDGNSSLCHFCCTGDTRKESNRLIVCSSCKVAVHQKCYGVQNDVDSSWLCSWCKHKNDGNDTVKPCVLCPKQGGALKPIQKSDENVGSVEFAHLFCSHWMPEVYIEDLTKMEPIINVGGIKDTRKKLVCSVCKVKYGACVRCSHGTCRTSFHPICAREARHRMEVWGRYGCDNIELRAFCSKHSDIHDNSSSPQLGELCAAGSDSSFTDQPSPTSIDNSQTLKIGLKNGDKIAVHVEAPDDNSDKSGDGELQEIGLPDARSNTRVASEFGDAQQLVDVGLLERSNGDDVYPSDSLNLALILKKLIDRGKVNVKDVALEIGLSPDSLSATLDEDSLAPDLRCKIVKWLRNHAYMGPSQKNLKVKIKSLISSKGEAGAIDSSDDIMVSESDITDPVAVKSVPPRRRTKSNVRILRDNKVVCSSDEIINDNGVVMDEGRVDGLANEETNDSSKAFIPDASGKNSTKRDGSLDSSKRHLPTYAGNSVDPLNDSLSERSQLERATTPDKNTAANSDQANFICPTVNPIIPDLIRTEEFSNFYIHPYIHKKLLQMHNGMLYKNRVGAREGDLSRLVASSNASVCCSHESENSKCNDKSCSSDDSEQLVKARKSGALKFSPEDEVEGEIIYYQHRLLGNAVGRNCWTDNLVSRVAKSLPQEVEAARGQRWDAVLVNQYLYDLREAKKQGRKERRHKEAQAVLAAATAAAAASSRISSLRKDGLEDSSHQENVLKLNASGGRAGINYQPRAKAALSRNVVSRISSEKYSDIVQSVSDFSKEHPRSCDICRRSETVLNPILVCSGCKVAVHLDCYRNVKESTGPWCCELCEELFSSRSSGAASLNFWEKPYPAAECGLCGGTTGAFRKSVDGQWVHAFCAEWVLESTFRRGQVNPVEGMETASRGVDICCICRRKHGVCIKCSYGHCQTTFHPSCARSAGFYMNVKLVGGKLQHKAYCEKHSVEQRAKAETQKHGIEELKNMKQIRVELERLRLLCERIIKREKLKKELVVCSHEILACKRDHVSRSVLVHSPFFHPDVSSESATTSLKGHTDGYKSCSEAVRSDDVTVDSTLSVKHRVKVPVSMDNDQRTDDSSTSQSLFVRKPTERVPFSGKQIPHRYSLASRNGLDNAEWNSKSRKPIETFEKELVMTSDEASMKNSRLPKGYCYVPVDCLPKEKQITQDACSDGQLEHNG; this is encoded by the exons ATGCGAAGGGGGCGGTGGTGGTGTTGGTGGTGGTTGTTGTTGTCGGTGGTGACCGAAGCCCTATGCCACCGGCAGAAGAAGATGATGGGTAGGGGTGCGGATGGAGGTTGCGGCACCGAGGAGAGGCCTTGCCGCCCAATCTCTAGGATTCCGGGTCGGAGTCCAGTGACCCAACCTAAGAATGCCGAGAAGCAAATTTCCAGCGACGTTGGTGTTGATTTCTTTTCGCAGGCACGGAAAGCCCTTTGCGAACGTTCCCCTTTTGATGTCCCTGTAGATGGCTCTGTTTCCGGGTCGAGTGTGCCAACGCTGCCCAGTGGACTGGCTAGTTTGTTGAAGCAGACTGATAGTAGGAAGAGGCATAAGAAGTCGCATTCGGGAGCGGATAAGAAGTCTTCGAGACAGGGGGAAAGGGCGCGAGGCGGGAGCATTTGGGTTGAAACGGAAGAGTATTTTAGGGACTTGGCATTGCTGGATATTGATGCTTTGTTTGGGATTACTTCGTTTAGCTTTTTAGCTGCTAGGAAGAAGTGTTTTGTGATTCCTTACGTTGGAAATGAGCCGagggagaatttaaatttGGATGCTGACATGGATGAGAAGGCGAATGTGAGTAGTGGAGAGAACTTTCATGTTAGGAATGAAAATGGTGATGTCCATAAAGAAGACGGGACGGAGATGGTCAAGGAGGAGGATGGGCAGTTAATGGAAATTGATAGGGTGGTAACTCAAGCTCAGTTTCCAGCGAAGGAAGAAAAAGTATGTTCTGTTTCAGATTCAGCTAGTGGTTTAGAGTGGCTTTTAGGCTCTAGGAGTAGGTTACTGTTAACTTCAGAGCGGCCTTCAAAGAAGCGGAAGCTTCTTGGAGAGGATGCTGGGCTGGAGAAAGTATTAATTGCGTGTGCATGTGATGGGAATTCATCTTTATGTCACTTCTGTTGCACGGGTGATACCAGAAAGGAATCAAACAGATTGATTGTTTGCAGTTCTTGTAAGGTTGCTGTTCATCAAAAGTGCTATGGTGTGCAAAATGATGTAGATAGTTCTTGGTTGTGTTCTTGGTGTAAGCACAAAAATGATGGCAATGATACGGTGAAGCCTTGTGTACTTTGTCCGAAGCAGGGTGGTGCTTTAAAGCCCATCCAAAAGAGTGATGAAAATGTTGGGTCTGTGGAGTTTGCTCACTTGTTTTGTTCGCACTGGATGCCTGAGGTTTATATAGAAGACTTGACAAAGATGGAACCAATTATTAATGTGGGAGGAATAAAGGACACCAGAAAGAAATTAGTCTGTAGTGTATGCAAAGTGAAGTATGGTGCATGTGTTCGGTGTAGTCATG GAACTTGCAGAACCTCCTTCCATCCTATATGTGCGCGAGAAGCCAGGCACAGAATGGAAGTTTGGGGAAGATATGGGTGTGATAAT ATTGAGTTACGGGCTTTTTGCTCTAAGCATTCAGATATCCATGATAACAGCAGTTCCCCACAACTTGGAGAACTTTGTGCAGCTGGCAGTGACTCTTCGTTCACTGACCAACCTTCCCCAACATCAATAGATAATTCTCAAACGTTAAAGATTGGCCTAAAAAATGGAGATAAAATTGCAGTGCACGTAGAAGCTCCAGATGATAACTCTGATAAATCTGGTGATGGTGAATTACAAGAGATAGGCTTGCCTGATGCCAGATCAAATACCAGAGTTGCGTCAGAATTTGGTGATGCACAGCAGCTTGTTGATGTGGGGTTGTTGGAGAGGAGCAATGGTGATGATGTTTACCCATCTGACTCCCTTAACCTTGCACTGATTTTGAAGAAG CTAATTGACCGAGGCAAAGTCAATGTAAAAGATGTAGCATTGGAGATTGGACTCTCACCTGATTCTCTGAGTGCTACATTAGAT gAGGATAGCTTGGCACCCGACTTGCGATGCAAAATAgtgaaatggcttagaaatcATGCTTATATGGGTCCTtcccaaaaaaatttaaaagttaagaTAAAGTCTTTGATTTCATCCAAGGGTGAGGCTGGAGCAATTGATAGTTCTGATGATATAATGGTATCAGAGTCTGATATAACAGATCCTGTTGCAGTTAAGTCAGTACCCCCTCGGAGAAGAACCAAAAGTAATGTAAGGATTTTGAGGGATAACAAAGTGGTATGCTCATCTGATGAAATTATTAATGATAATGGGGTAGTGATGGATGAAGGTAGGGTTGATGGACTTGCTAACGAAGAAACAAATGATTCAAGTAAAGCATTCATTCCTGATGCCTCTGGAAAG AATTCAACCAAGCGTGATGGTTCCCTGGACTCTTCAAAGAGACATTTGCCCACATATGCAG GAAATTCAGTTGATCCTTTAAATGACAGCCTCTCTGAAAGGAGTCAATTAGAGAGGGCAACCACTCCTGACAAGAATACTGCAGCAAATTCAGATCAAGCAAATTTTATTTGCCCAACTGTGAATCCAATTATCCCTGATCTCAT AAGAACTGAagaattttctaatttttacaTTCATCCCTATATACACAAGAAATTGCTGCAGATGCATAATGGGATGCTTTATAAGAATAGAGTAG GTGCAAGGGAAGGAGATCTCTCTCGCTTGGTGGCATCCTCTAATGCCAGTGTTTGCTGTAGTCATGaaagtgaaaattcaaagtgCAATGACAAGAGTTGTTCATCTGATGATTCAGAGCAGTTGGTTAAGGCAAGGAAATCGGGAGCTCTCAAATTTTCTCCAGAAGATGAAGTTGAAGgagaaattatttattatcagCATAGATTACTGGGCAATGCAGTTGGAAGAAATTGTTGGACTG ATAATTTAGTTTCTAGGGTGGCTAAAAGTCTACCGCAGGAGGTTGAAGCAGCAAGGGGACAAAGGTGGGATGCTGTGCTTGTTAACCAATATCTTTATGATCTAAGAGAAGCAAAGAAGCAAGGCCGGAAAGAGAGAAGACATAAGGAGGCACAGGCTGTGTTGGCTGCTGCAACTGCTGCTGCAGCTGCATCTTCAAGGATTTCATCATTAAGGAAAGATGGCTTGGAAGATTCCAGTCACCAAGAG AATGTATTGAAGTTGAATGCTTCTGGTGGGAGGGCTGGCATTAACTATCAGCCAAGAGCAAAAGCTGCACTTTCTAGGAATGTTGTTTCAAGGATTTCGTCTGAAAAGTACTCTGATATTGTTCAATCAGTGTCAGATTTTTCTAAAGAACATCCCAGGTCATGTGACATCTGCAGGCGGTCTGAGACAGTGCTGAATCCTATTTTAGTCTGTTCTGGTTGCAAG GTTGCAGTTCACTTGGATTGCTATCGCAATGTTAAAGAATCTACAGGTCCTTGGTGCTGTGAATTATGTGAAGAATTGTTTTCATCTAGATCCTCTGGAGCTGCATCTCTAAATTTTTGGGAGAAACCTTATCCTGCTGCTGAATGTGGTTTATGCGGTGGTACTACCGGTGCTTTTAGAAAATCTGTGGATGGTCAGTGGGTACATGCTTTCTGTGCTGAG TGGGTTCTTGAATCAACATTCAGAAGGGGACAAGTAAATCCTGTAGAAGGAATG GAGACTGCTTCAAGGGGGGTTGACATTTGTTGTATATGCCGTCGCAAGCATGGTGTGTGCATTAAG TGTAGTTATGGTCACTGTCAGACCACGTTTCATCCCTCCTGTGCTAGAAGTGCCGGCTTCTATATGAATGTGAAGCTTGTTGGTGGCAAATTGCAGCACAAGGCATATTGTGAAAAGCATAGCGTGGAGCAGAGAGCAAAG GCTGAAACTCAGAAACATGGAATTGAGGAGTTGAAAAACATGAAACAAATTCGG GTTGAACTGGAGAGGTTACGCCTTCTTTGTGAAAGAATCATCAAACGTGAAAAATTGAAG AAGGAGTTGGTTGTTTGCTCTCATGAAATACTTGCTTGCAAAAGAGATCATGTTAGTCGTTCAGTGCTTGTACATAGTCCTTTTTTCCATCCGGATGTTAGCTCAGAATCTGCAACAACTTCTCTCAAGGGCCATACGGATGGTTACAAATCATGCAGTGAAGCAGTGCGGTCGGATGATGTAACTGTGGACAGTACTCTTTCAGTTAAGCACCGTGTGAAGGTTCCTGTGTCTATGGACAATGATCAAAGGACTGATGACAGCTCAACTTCCCAGAGCCTTTTTGTTCGGAAGCCAACAGAGAGGGTGCCATTTTCCGGGAAGCAAATCCCTCATAGATATTCTCTTGCATCGCGTAATGGTTTGGATAATGCAGAATGGaactcaaaatcaagaaag CCTATTGAAACATTTGAAAAGGAGTTGGTAATGACATCAGATGAAGCATCTATGAAGAATTCACGGTTACCCAAAGGATATTGTTATGTTCCTGTTGATTGTCTTCCTAAGGAGAAGCAGATCACGCAGGATGCTTGTTCTGATGGACAATTGGAGCACAATGGATAA